From the Sebastes fasciatus isolate fSebFas1 chromosome 3, fSebFas1.pri, whole genome shotgun sequence genome, one window contains:
- the LOC141764499 gene encoding uncharacterized protein LOC141764499, whose translation MFEDPELQDPLSLSLNENYDDQNSPCHDSKKAPASPDYNCETPEIQVIIKEEEEGWTVSENHESFSSEGEKEDTSMHSCHPDLESSISYEVKRQQGVYLVERCSEESADPALYGQSSSAREGRQRHMLMDSDKKPKISCIRGNVTVHQCNNTREKPFSCPVSETTPSHKGSMKSHQRTHAGDEGYSQSTSFTTEAEETKRSAPYQTDSPERAALMSHGLKMTSANLEDQTLHLTVRLQAGEEEEEEEAEQEEQDEEISGLINSDGEVVEWDAGDSPDRGSDCRESPQPSKGVVLSESQLQGQNQRDSGSPTLIMEVVSVGEDEEREEGEEKERVVKMAAVSPLYRGKRHRRKKKVPEITVVSLDVSDTEKEVPASPVKRRGRRKITKAPVLSGEDLEAKPGMSRRTQRKRNVPIVVESEELTSKTVRRVAAKRPYKRRKDTKLSAVSSGKKRPGRKMVRVPIEIPPELLKKPKEKMEYHCSVCGKEFPHAYKLERHGLIHTGEKPYCCSICGRGFNQKGNLKTHFKVHLGRKGAVDFDDEVNPIASELSEYLKTLPGESRIRSSLRCLECGEECENHAALQAHHITTHTETAGESEAVEQSASQLLICRRCGIKFNDKEKLEEHMKTHIKAKPYSCPDCGKRFINESYIQIHQRIHTGEKPFLCSQCGRGFHTASSLKLHEMQHTGERPFACLICGKTFRINSYLTAHYQTHIKERPFMCSVCGKGYSRAEELKVHHRLHTGERPYECGECGKSFIYRQGLRQHQRTHAGKRIGPTRQLGRPKQQAMLDI comes from the exons ATGTTTGAG GATCCTGAACTCCAAGATCCATTGTCACTGAGTCTAAATGAAAACTACGATGACCAGAATTCGCCATGTCATGATTCAAAAAAAGCACCAGCAAGCCCCGACTATAATTGTGAGACACCGGAGATTCAAGTAATTatcaaagaggaagaggaaggctgGACTGTGAGTGAAAATC ATGAGAGCTTCAGCTCGGAGGGAGAAAAGGAGGATACTTCCATGCACTCTTGTCATCCCGACCTGGAGAGCTCCATTTCATACGAAGTAAAGAGACAGCAGGGAGTGTATTTGGTGGAGAGATGTTCGGAGGAGTCTGCAGACCCCGCTCTCTACGGGCAGAGCTCCTCTGCCAGAGAGGGGCGGCAGAGACACATGCTCATGGACTCGGATAAGAAACCTAAGATTTCCTGTATACGTGGAAATGTGACTGTGCATCAGTGCAATAACACAAGAGAGAAACCCTTCTCCTGCCCTGTAAGCGAGACGACACCCAGCCATAAAGGGAGCATGAAATCCCATCAGAGAACACATGCAGGGGATGAGGGTTACAGTCAAAGCACATCTTTCACAACAGAAGCAGAAGAGACCAAAAGATCAGCACCTTACCAAACA GATTCACCTGAACGTGCGGCCCTGATGTCTCATGGACTCAAGATGACATCTGCAAACTTAGAGGACCAAACGCTACATTTGACTGTCAGACTGCAggcaggggaggaggaggaggaggaggaggcggaacAAGAGGAACAAgatgaagaaattagtggtttAATCAACTCTGACGGAGAAGTGGTTGAATGGGATGCAG GAGACAGTCCTGACAGAGGCTCTGATTGCAGAGAAAGTCCTCAGCCTAGCAAG GGTGTCGTCCTGTCCGAGTCTCAGCTGCAAGGCCAAAACCAGAGAGACAGCGGTAGTCCAACGCTCATCATGGAAGTTGTGTCTGTGGGGGAAGATGAAGAAAGGGAAGAaggggaggaaaaagagagagtagTAAAGATGGCAGCTGTCTCGCCCTTATATCGTG gaaagagacacagaagaaagaagaaggtTCCAGAAATAACAGTGGTGTCGCTGGACGTCTCAGACACGGAGAAGGAAGTTCCTGCAAGTCCTG TAAAACGACGGGGCAGAAGAAAGATTACAAAAGCTCCAGTGTTGTCTGGTGAAGACCTCGAGGCAAAGCCAGGAA TGTCAAGGCGAACccaaagaaagagaaatgttCCAATCGTCGTGGAATCAGAAGAATTAACCTCCAAAACTGTCCGCCGGGTTGCtg CAAAGCGACCTTACAAAAGAAGGAAAGATACCAAACTATCTGCTGTTTCTTCTG GGAAAAAGCGCCCTGGCAGAAAGATGGTCCGTGTTCCAATAGAAATCCCTCCTGAGCTCCTGAAGAAGCCCAAAGAAAAGATGGAGTACCACTGCTCAGTGTGTGGCAAAGAATTCCCTCATGCCTACAAACTAGAGAGGCACGGGCTGATACACACCGGAGAGAAACCTTACTGCTGCTCCATCTGTGGTCGGGGTTTCAACCAGAAGGGAAATCTCAAAACACACTTCAAAGTCCACTTAG GTCGTAAGGGCGCTGTGGATTTTGATGACGAGGTGAATCCCATAGCGTCAGAACTCTCCGAATACTTGAAGACTCTGCCAGGGGAGTCCAGGATCAGATCATCCCTCCGTTGCCTGGAATGTGGCGAAGAATGTGAGAATCATGCAGCTTTACAAGCACACCACATCACCACGCACACAGAAACCGCTGGTGAATCAGAAGCAGTTGAGCAGAGTGCGTCGCAGCTTCTCATCTGCCGCCGCTGCGGCATAAAGTtcaatgacaaagaaaagctggAAGAACATATGAAAACCCACATCAAGGCGAAGCCCTACTCGTGTCCCGACTGTGGCAAGAGGTTCATCAATGAAAGCTACATACAAATTCACCAGCGCATCCATACTGGGGAGAAACCGTTCCTCTGCTCCCAGTGCGGCAGAGGTTTCCACACGGCTTCCTCTCTCAAGCTGCATGAGATGCAGCACACCGGGGAGAGGCCGTTTGCATGTCTCATCTGTGGGAAGACGTTTCGAATAAACTCGTACCTAACAGCACATTACCAGACCCACATTAAAGAGAGACCTTTCATGTGTAGTGTCTGTGGGAAAGGCTACTCCAGAGCTGAGGAACTGAAGGTGCACCACAGGCTTCACACCGGAGAGAGACCCTACGAGTGTGGAGAGTGTGGGAAGAGCTTCATTTACCGTCAGGGTCTGCGGCAGCATCAGCGCACACATGCTGGAAAACGCATCGGCCCAACTAGACAGCTCGGTAGACCGAAGCAGCAGGCCATGCTGGACATCTAA